The window CTTCGGGCAGTAGAGACGGTAGAGAAGCTCGAGGATCTCGAGCATCGATGGGTCGGCCACGCTGTAGAAGATGTTCTTGCCATCCCGTCGCGTATCGACAACCCCTTCGTTGCGGAGAACACCGAGCTGCTGCGACAGGGTCGGTTGGTGAATGTCGAGCGTCCGCTCGAGGTCGCTCACACACATCTCGCCTTGCGAGAGTTGGCACAAGAGGAGCAAACGGTCTGCATTGGCGAGCACCTTGAGCGCGCCGACCGCCTTGCCGGCCGCACTGCGCAGGGCTTCGGGGTCGATGACGGGCGAAGGACGCTTCATGGGGATGCCTGAACAGTTACTATTGACATAGTATGTCAAAACATATAATATTTGTCAATCCAATGAGCATCGCATCCACGGAGAACTCCATGACGGCACGCACGACGACCCAAGGCTTCTTCGATCCCAATACGTGGACCATTTCCTATGTCGTCTGGGACCATGCGACGAAGCGAGCCGCAATCATCGATCCGGTGCTGGACTACGACTTCAAGTCCGGACATACGAGCACGGCCTCCGCCGAGCGGCTGCTGACCTATGTCCGGGACAAGGGCCTGCAGGTCGAGTGGATTCTCGAAACGCATGCCCACGCCGACCATCTGTCAGGTGCGCGGCATGTTCAGGCGCAAGTGGGTGGAGTCATCGCCATCGGCGAGAACATCCGTGTCGTGCAGGCGACCTTCAAGAAGCTCTACAACCTGGACCGTGGTTTCCTGCCGGACGGGAGCCAGTTCGACCACCTCTTCAGGGACGGCGAAGTCTTCAAGATCGGTGAGAGCGACGCAACTGCGATGCTGGTGCCCGGCCACACTCCCGCGGACATGGCCTATCTGGTGGACGGCTCCGTCTTCGTGGGCGATACGCTCTTCATGCCCGACGTCGGCAGCGCACGTGCGGATTTTCCCGGCGGCGACGCACGCCAGCTCTACGCCTCGATGCGCAGGCTGCTGGCCCTGCCGCCCGCGACCACGATGTATGTCTGTCACGACTATCCGCCCGCGTCTCGCCAACCCCGGTGGCAGACAACCGTCGCCGAGCAGCGCGCTCACAACATCCATGTGCACGACGGCATCGGCGAGGATGCCTTCGTCGCAATGCGCACTGCGCGTGACGCCACCCTCGAGGTTCCGACGCTCATCCTCCCGGCGATCCAGGTGAACGTGCGCGGCGGGCAGCTTCCGCCCCCTGACGACAACGGCATCGCCTACCTCCGCATCCCTGTGAATGCCCTCCCCGTGCATTCTCGGGTTGACGCAACGTAGGCCGATCGAGCGGGTCCCGCCGCTCGGTTGCGAACCGGCAGTGGGCTCCGTTCTCCGGATGACACAAAGCGTTGACAGACTGTTCCTGTCTGGTGCCGTGCGTTGACTGTGCTGTAAAGCGCAGCGCCTAGATTGATATGGCGTCCTGGCAGCGCCCCGATTCCACGAGGCGCAGGCGCATACGAGGAGATGGTCATGAACGCATTGCCTGCTTCCACCGGGTGGGAACTCCGCTTCGATGCCCTGTTCGCCGGGCGCCGCGGATTCGTGTTTCCCTGCACCGCAGAAGGTCACGTGAACATGGACGCCTTGAACGAGCGAACCCTCAACAACTACCTGTTTGCCCGCGCGATGATGGGGCGGGAGGTGACGTGGCCCAGCGTGTACCCGAGCTGCTCGCATTGAACCCGCCTCTTGAGGTTTCGCCCTTTGTTCAAGGAACGCACATGAAACCCACCACCGTGCTGCTCCTGCTCGCGATGGCGTTCAGCCCGGCGACATTTGCCGCGGACTACACCCAACCCGGGCAGCTGAGTCGTCCGCCCGGCTCCATCCAGAAGTCCAGGGAGGCCGCAAGCACAGCTGCGCGTGAGGCAGCAGCTGCTGCGCGCCAGGCAGCCGACGATGCCAAGGCAGCGTTGCAAAGGAGCGAAGCTGCTGCGGGCAAGGTCTCGAGAGCGCTCGCCGAGGGCATCCGGCGAGCGGCGCGCAAGGCTGCGGAGTCCGCGAGGCGCTTCGAGGAAAAGGCTTATGCATCGGCCAGCAAGGCGGCCGACGCGAGCCGAGAAGCCGCTCACGCCGCTGCGCAGGCGAGCCGCAGGTCCGCGGCCGCCGCCCGTGAGGCACTCGCCAAGGCGGAGGAGGCGTCCAAACGGGCCCTTTCTTCGAGCAAGGAAGAAGCCGAGAAGGCGGCCGCGGCGACCCGTGACGCGCTCAGGAAGGCAGAGGAAGTGACACGGTCTGCGGCAAGCGCCGCGAGAAAGGCTGCGTCGCCGCCCAAGGAGGCCGACCGCCCTGCGTCGCCTTCGCCCGAGAGGAAGTGAGAGGGCGACGCTTTCGTCGCGGCATGGAGGAGATTGATCACCATGACAGCCAAGAAGTTGCTTTTTCGGGAAGACGCGCGCGAGAAGATCCGCCGCGGCGTCGATACGCTCGCCGACGCGGTCAAGGTCACTCTCGGACCGCGGGGACGTACCGTGATCATCGACAGCGAGTACGGCGCACCCCAGATCGTCAACTCCGGCGTCGTGGTCGCCAGGTCGATCGAACTGGAGGACCGGTTCGAGAACATGGGGGCGCAACTGCTGCGCGAGGTCGCGGCCCGTACCAGCGAAATGGCGGGCGACGGCACCACGACCGCCACCGTGCTGGCGCACGCCATGATCCAGGAGGGCCTGAAGTACCTCGCCGCCGGCATGAACCCGATGGACCTCAAGCGTGGCATCGACCTCGCCGTCGAGATGGTCGTGGGCGAACTGAAGGCGCTCTCGCAACCCAGCACCACCTCGCAGGAGATCGCGCATGTGGCCGCCATCTCGGCCAACAACGACCGCTCGATCGGCGACCTGATCGCCCATGCGATGGACAAGGTGGGCCGCGAGGGCGCCGTCTCCATCGAGGACGGCTCCGGCCTGGTCAGCGAGTTGGAGATCGTCGAAGGGCTCCAGTTCGATCGCGGTTATCTGTCGCCCTACTTCGTCAACAATGCAGAGAAGCAGGCAGTGGTACTGGAGAACGTGTTGATCGTGCTGTGCGACCAGCGGCTCTCGAGCTTCAACGACCTGGTCCCGCTGCTCGAAGCGACGGCGAAATCGGGGTCGCCGCTGCTGGTGATCGCCGAAGACGTCGACGCCGATGCACTGGCCACGCTGGTCGTCAACAGCATCCGCGGCGTGGTGAAGACCTGTGCCGTGAAGGCACCCGGCTTCGGTGACCGCCGCAAGGCAATGCTGCAGGACATGGGCGTGCTCACCGGGGGCAAGGTCATCTCCAGCGAGCTCGGACTGGCGCTCGCAAAGGCGACGCTCGACGACCTGGGCCGCGCGCGCCGCGTCGTGATCGACAAGGACAGCACGACCATCATCGGCGGCGCCGGTGACTCGACGGCCATCCACGACCGCATCGCCGCCATCCGCAAGGAGCGCGAGGCACAAACCAGCGAGTACGACCGCAAGCAACTCGAAGAGCGCATCGCCAAGCTCTCGGGCGGCGTGGCATTGATCAAGGTCGGTGCAGCCACCGAAACCGAACTGAAGGAACGAAAGCTGCGTGTCGAGGATGCCCTGCACGCTACGCGCGCCGCGGTCGAGGAAGGCATTGTCCCCGGAGGTGGCGTCGCGCTGCTGCGCGCGCGCCGCTGCCTCGCAGAAGTGACGCCCCCCAATCTGGACCAGGCCTCGGGCATCAAGATCGTGCAGCGCGCACTGGAGGAGCCGCTCAGGCGCATCGTCGGCAACGCGGCCGACGAGCCGTCGATCGTGCTGGACAAGGTCGATGCTTCGACCCAGCGAAGCTACGGCTACAACGCCGCGACGCGCCAGTATGGCGACATGCTGGAGATGGGCGTCATCGACCCCGCCAAGGTGACACGCCTGGCGCTGCAGAACGCCGCGTCGATTGCGAGCCTGGTGCTGACCACGGACTGCATGGTCGCCAATGCGCCGAAGAAGGCGCCGGCAGACGCCCGCGCGGGTCTCGAGCCCGATCTGTATTGATCCATCCTCCTATGCCGACGAATGACGCAATCAACACATCGGGACCTGACATCATGAAGAAGCGCTCGCCCTCCAGGCGTTCCTCGGCACGCGCCCAAAAGCGCGGAATCCGATCGCCGAAGCCTTCCGACGAAGCTGTAAGCGATGCGACCGATAGCGCGCGCCGGGGCGCGTGGGATCCGGATCGAACCGACATCGAACGACCGAACGAGGGCCAGTGTCCCTCGATCGAAACCGCACCACGCCATGCGGAGGCCGGCGGCGTGGAAGCGCCGGAACCTCTGTCGGAAGAGAAGAAGGCCTTCCCCTTCGAATAGCCGCCGGCAAGTGCCCCCGGGACTTGATCACCGCGCCAGCGAGAGCTTGGTCGACCGACCCGGCATCGACGCGGCTGGCATGACCCAGGCCGAGGCACGGCGGCGCCTCGCGCAAGACGGTCCCAACGCACTCCCCGTCTCGCAGCCGCGCAGCCTGTTGAGGCTGGTCGGCGAGGTCGTGGCCGAGCCCATGTTTCTTCTCCTGGTGGCCTGCGGTGCGCTGTACATGGTGTTGGGCAACCGGCACGAGGCGCTGATGCTGCTGGGGTTCGTGTTCGTCGTGATGGGCATCACCTTTGTGCAGCAGCGCCGCACAGAGCGCTCGCTGGAGGCCCTGCGCGACTTGTCCAGTCCGCTGGCGCTGGTGCTGCGTGATGGGCAAACCTGCAAGATCGCCGCCCGCGAATTGGTCCGTGGCGACACCGTGCTGCTCGCCGAGGGCGACCGCGTTCCTGCCGACATGGAGCTCGTCCACACCACCAACCTTGCGCTCGACGAATCCCTGCTGACCGGCGAATCCATGCCGGTGCAGAAACAGGCCGGTGGCGAGCTGGCGGTGCAGGCGTTTTCCGGCACGCTGGTCACGCAGGGCAGCGGGCAAGGCCGCGTGGTGGCCACGGGTGAGCGCAGTGCGCTGGGCCGCATTGGCCAGTCGCTGCAAGGCATCGCCAGCGAAACCACGCCCACCCAGCGCGAGACAAACCGCGTCGTCAAGAGCGTGGCCCTGGTGGGCGTGGCGCTGGCCACGGCTCTGGCGCTGGCCCATGGGCTTTTGCGCGGCGACTGGCTGGGTGGGCTGTTGGCGGGGCTGACCTTGGCCATGGCCATCCTGCCGGAAGAGTTGCCGGTGATCCTTGCGCTGTTTCTGAGCCTGGGGGCGTGGCGCCTGTCGCGCCAGAAGGTACTGGCCCACAGCATCCCCGCCGTGGAACTGCTGGGTGCCACAACCGTGCTGTGCGTCGACAAAACCGGCACCCTGACGGCTAATCGAATGGCGGTACGGAGGCTTCGGTCGGGCAGCGCGCTCTATGACAGGCGGCACGATGGCGCTGCACCCCTGGCCGAAGCGCTGCACGGTGTACTTGAATTCGCCGTGCTGGCGAGCCACCGCCGCGCCTACGATCCGATGGAGGCCGCCATCATCGGGGCGGGCGCACAGTTGCTGGCCCACACCGAGCACCTGCATGCCGACTGGACGCTGGTGGAAGACTACCCCCTGTCGCCGTCCATGCTGGCCATGTCGCGCGTCTGGCGTTCGCCCGACCTGCGCGAATACATGATTGCCGCCAAGGGCGCACCCGAAGCCATCGTGGATCTGTGCCATCTGCCCACCGCAGAGCGAGAAGACATTGCCCGGCAGGTGTCCGCCATGGCGGATGAGGGCCTGCGCGTGCTTGGCGTGGCCAGCGCCGTGTTTGCAGCGCCGCCCCTGCCCGGGAACCAGCACGACTTCGACTTTGTGTTCCTGGGCCTGGTCGGACTGGAAGACCCCTTGCGTCCCGATGTACCCCAGGCCATTGCTGCCTGCCATGCCGCAGGCATCCGCGTGGTGATGATGACCGGCGACCACCCCGTCACCGCCTTGGCCATTGCGCGCCAGGCCGGCCTCGCCACGAACGCCCCGGCCATGACCGGACAGGAACTGGCCGACCTCCCCGACGATGCGCCGCGGGACCGCCTGGACACCACCCAGGTCTTTTGCCGCGTACAGCCCGAACAGAAGCTGCGCCTGGTACAGGCCTTTCGCGCGCGCGGCGACGTGGTTGCCATGACCGGCGACGGCGTCAACGACGCCCCATCCCTCAAGGCCGCCCACATCGGCGTGGC is drawn from Variovorax sp. PBS-H4 and contains these coding sequences:
- a CDS encoding ArsR/SmtB family transcription factor, with the protein product MKRPSPVIDPEALRSAAGKAVGALKVLANADRLLLLCQLSQGEMCVSDLERTLDIHQPTLSQQLGVLRNEGVVDTRRDGKNIFYSVADPSMLEILELLYRLYCPKEP
- a CDS encoding MBL fold metallo-hydrolase, whose protein sequence is MTARTTTQGFFDPNTWTISYVVWDHATKRAAIIDPVLDYDFKSGHTSTASAERLLTYVRDKGLQVEWILETHAHADHLSGARHVQAQVGGVIAIGENIRVVQATFKKLYNLDRGFLPDGSQFDHLFRDGEVFKIGESDATAMLVPGHTPADMAYLVDGSVFVGDTLFMPDVGSARADFPGGDARQLYASMRRLLALPPATTMYVCHDYPPASRQPRWQTTVAEQRAHNIHVHDGIGEDAFVAMRTARDATLEVPTLILPAIQVNVRGGQLPPPDDNGIAYLRIPVNALPVHSRVDAT
- the groL gene encoding chaperonin GroEL (60 kDa chaperone family; promotes refolding of misfolded polypeptides especially under stressful conditions; forms two stacked rings of heptamers to form a barrel-shaped 14mer; ends can be capped by GroES; misfolded proteins enter the barrel where they are refolded when GroES binds), which encodes MTAKKLLFREDAREKIRRGVDTLADAVKVTLGPRGRTVIIDSEYGAPQIVNSGVVVARSIELEDRFENMGAQLLREVAARTSEMAGDGTTTATVLAHAMIQEGLKYLAAGMNPMDLKRGIDLAVEMVVGELKALSQPSTTSQEIAHVAAISANNDRSIGDLIAHAMDKVGREGAVSIEDGSGLVSELEIVEGLQFDRGYLSPYFVNNAEKQAVVLENVLIVLCDQRLSSFNDLVPLLEATAKSGSPLLVIAEDVDADALATLVVNSIRGVVKTCAVKAPGFGDRRKAMLQDMGVLTGGKVISSELGLALAKATLDDLGRARRVVIDKDSTTIIGGAGDSTAIHDRIAAIRKEREAQTSEYDRKQLEERIAKLSGGVALIKVGAATETELKERKLRVEDALHATRAAVEEGIVPGGGVALLRARRCLAEVTPPNLDQASGIKIVQRALEEPLRRIVGNAADEPSIVLDKVDASTQRSYGYNAATRQYGDMLEMGVIDPAKVTRLALQNAASIASLVLTTDCMVANAPKKAPADARAGLEPDLY
- a CDS encoding cation-translocating P-type ATPase, which encodes MVDRPGIDAAGMTQAEARRRLAQDGPNALPVSQPRSLLRLVGEVVAEPMFLLLVACGALYMVLGNRHEALMLLGFVFVVMGITFVQQRRTERSLEALRDLSSPLALVLRDGQTCKIAARELVRGDTVLLAEGDRVPADMELVHTTNLALDESLLTGESMPVQKQAGGELAVQAFSGTLVTQGSGQGRVVATGERSALGRIGQSLQGIASETTPTQRETNRVVKSVALVGVALATALALAHGLLRGDWLGGLLAGLTLAMAILPEELPVILALFLSLGAWRLSRQKVLAHSIPAVELLGATTVLCVDKTGTLTANRMAVRRLRSGSALYDRRHDGAAPLAEALHGVLEFAVLASHRRAYDPMEAAIIGAGAQLLAHTEHLHADWTLVEDYPLSPSMLAMSRVWRSPDLREYMIAAKGAPEAIVDLCHLPTAEREDIARQVSAMADEGLRVLGVASAVFAAPPLPGNQHDFDFVFLGLVGLEDPLRPDVPQAIAACHAAGIRVVMMTGDHPVTALAIARQAGLATNAPAMTGQELADLPDDAPRDRLDTTQVFCRVQPEQKLRLVQAFRARGDVVAMTGDGVNDAPSLKAAHIGVAMGARGTEVARQAADLVLLNDDFASIVTAVRYGRRVFANLRKAIVFVVGAHVPIVGLSLIPVLLGWPMLLMPVHVVFLQLIIDPACSVVFEAEPLEADSMAVPPRSADAHLFDRAVLARGLWQGGGLLALLLGVYAGVRALAHSDEVARAMVFTVLVLCNLELIYANRSWTLASWRRGAERNRYFGWISVATLLLLACVLGIEPVSRLFAFELPTPRMLVAAVGLALLALLWFEGVKWALGRNLAMSAGQGDGTEASG